A section of the Enterobacter sp. C2 genome encodes:
- the rplN gene encoding 50S ribosomal protein L14 encodes MIQEQTMLNVADNSGARRVMCIKVLGGSHRRYAGVGDIIKITIKEAIPRGKVKKGDVLKAVVVRTKKGVRRPDGSVIRFDGNACVILNNNSEQPIGTRIFGPVTRELRTEKFMKIISLAPEVL; translated from the coding sequence ATGATCCAAGAACAGACTATGCTGAACGTCGCCGACAACTCCGGTGCACGTCGCGTAATGTGTATCAAGGTTCTGGGTGGCTCGCACCGTCGCTACGCAGGCGTAGGCGACATCATCAAGATCACCATCAAGGAAGCAATTCCGCGTGGTAAGGTCAAAAAAGGTGATGTGCTGAAGGCGGTAGTGGTGCGCACCAAGAAGGGTGTTCGTCGCCCGGACGGTTCTGTCATTCGCTTCGATGGTAATGCATGCGTTATTTTAAACAATAACAGCGAGCAACCTATCGGTACGCGTATTTTTGGGCCGGTAACTCGTGAACTTCGTACTGAAAAGTTCATGAAAATTATCTCTCTGGCACCAGAAGTACTCTAA
- the rplX gene encoding 50S ribosomal protein L24, with product MAAKIRRDDEVIVLTGKDKGKRGKVKNVLSSGKIVVEGINLVKKHQKPVPALNQPGGIVEKEAAIQISNVALFNAATGKADRVGFRFEDGKKVRFFKSNSETIK from the coding sequence ATGGCAGCTAAAATCCGTCGTGATGACGAAGTTATCGTGTTAACCGGTAAAGATAAAGGTAAGCGCGGTAAAGTAAAAAATGTTCTGTCTTCCGGCAAAATCGTCGTTGAAGGTATCAACCTGGTCAAGAAACACCAGAAGCCGGTTCCGGCTCTGAACCAGCCAGGTGGCATCGTAGAGAAAGAAGCAGCTATTCAGATCTCTAACGTTGCACTCTTCAATGCGGCAACCGGCAAGGCTGACCGTGTAGGCTTTAGATTCGAAGACGGCAAAAAAGTCCGTTTCTTCAAGTCTAACAGCGAAACTATCAAGTAA
- the rplE gene encoding 50S ribosomal protein L5 has product MAKLHDYYKDEVVNKLMTEFSYNSVMQVPRVEKITLNMGVGEAIADKKLLDNAVADLAAISGQKPFVTKARKSVAGFKIRQGYPIGCKVTLRGERMWEFFERLITIAVPRIRDFRGLSAKSFDGRGNYSMGVREQIIFPEIDYDKVDRVRGLDITITTTANSDEEGRALLAAFDFPFRK; this is encoded by the coding sequence ATGGCGAAACTGCATGATTACTACAAAGACGAAGTAGTTAACAAACTCATGACTGAGTTTAGCTACAATTCTGTCATGCAAGTCCCTCGGGTCGAGAAGATCACCCTGAACATGGGTGTTGGTGAAGCGATCGCTGACAAGAAGCTGCTGGATAACGCAGTAGCTGACCTGGCAGCAATCTCCGGTCAAAAACCGTTTGTCACCAAAGCACGCAAATCTGTTGCAGGCTTCAAAATCCGTCAGGGCTATCCGATCGGCTGTAAAGTAACTCTGCGTGGCGAACGCATGTGGGAGTTCTTTGAGCGCCTGATCACTATTGCTGTACCGCGTATCCGTGACTTCCGTGGCCTGTCCGCTAAGTCATTCGATGGTCGTGGTAACTACAGCATGGGTGTCCGTGAGCAGATCATCTTCCCAGAAATCGATTACGACAAAGTCGATCGTGTACGTGGTTTGGATATTACCATCACCACTACCGCGAATTCTGATGAAGAAGGGCGTGCTCTGCTGGCTGCCTTTGACTTCCCGTTCCGCAAGTAA
- the rpsN gene encoding 30S ribosomal protein S14 codes for MAKQSMKAREVKRVALADKFFAKRAELKAIISDVNASDEDRWNAVLKLQTLPRDSSPSRQRNRCRQTGRPHAFLRKFGLSRIKVREAAMRGEIPGLKKASW; via the coding sequence ATGGCTAAGCAATCAATGAAAGCACGCGAAGTAAAGCGCGTAGCTTTAGCTGATAAATTCTTCGCTAAACGCGCTGAACTGAAAGCTATCATCTCTGATGTGAACGCTTCCGACGAAGATCGTTGGAATGCAGTTCTGAAGCTGCAGACTCTGCCGCGTGATTCCAGCCCGTCTCGTCAGCGTAACCGCTGCCGTCAAACTGGTCGTCCGCACGCTTTCCTGCGGAAGTTCGGGTTGAGCCGTATTAAGGTCCGTGAAGCCGCTATGCGCGGTGAAATCCCGGGTCTTAAAAAGGCTAGCTGGTAA